From Phragmites australis chromosome 5, lpPhrAust1.1, whole genome shotgun sequence, a single genomic window includes:
- the LOC133917478 gene encoding protein MIS12 homolog, whose protein sequence is MEDSDETVAPEEAALVLSPQVFVDEVLDIVGDVGDGAFEYCLQEVAAPGVLGAAKAAQKAAELERGLNAIHHVVMNVLDKRMTNWEKYCIQHCFTVPEGFVVPEDDNSCAKESHKDGTSDSELDVELDSLRRKLESANKESENLRREMSSLERQTACKRKLDSSIAEIQKLFEDKFVQKNFEDLAKAIPILQQKLMGMNKKMTDTGNLVDQQVWNMNGLRDKCQALDKGFTAPTEDIQEIINILQE, encoded by the exons ATGGAAGACAGCGACGAGACCGTGGcgccggaggaggcggcgctggTGCTGAGCCCGCAGGTCTTCGTCGACGAGGTCCTCGACATCGTCGGTGATGTCGGCGACGGGGCCTTCGAGTACTGCCTCCA GGAAGTCGCCGCCCCGGGGGTCCTAGGCGCCGCGAAGGCGGCCCAGAAGGCCGCGGAGCTCGAGCGG GGATTAAATGCCATTCACCATGTTGTAATGAATGTACTGGATAAGAGAATGACCAACTGGGAGAAATATTGCATTCAACACTGCTTCACTGTACCTGAAGGTTTTGTGGTGCCTGAAGAT GATAATTCTTGTGCAAAAGAGTCACACAAAGATGGGACTTCTGATTCAGAATTGGATGTTGAACTTGATTCCTTAAGGAGAAAACTTGAAAGT GCTAATAAGGAATCTGAAAATCTTCGGAGAGAGATGTCCTCATTGGAAAGGCAAACTGCGTGCAAAAGAAAACTTGATTCCTCTATTGCTGAGATACAGAAGTTGTTTGAAGACAAATTTGTGCAGAAAAATTTTGAAG ATCTTGCGAAGGCAATACCGATATTGCAGCAGAAACTAATGGGAATGAACAAGAAAATGACTGATACTGGGAACTTGGTAGATCAACAGGTTTGGAACATGAACGGTCTGAGAGACAAGTGTCAAGCATTGGATAAGG GTTTTACTGCACCCACCGAAGACATTCAagagatcatcaatatcttaCAGGAGTAG